Part of the Streptomyces sp. NBC_00457 genome, GGAGTTCACCGAGCCGTACGGCGGTCAGCTCCTCCTGCTGCTGGAGGGCGGCGAGCCCGTCGCGGGCGGCGCCTTCCGCCGGTACGACCCGACCACGGCCGAGCTGAAGCGGATCTGGACGCACTCCGCGCACCGCAGACGCGGCCTCGCCCGCCGTGTCATCGCCGAGCTGGAGCGCGAGGCGGGCGCACGCGGCTACCGGCGGATCTACCTGACGACCGGCCCACGCCAGCCCGAGGCCCGCGGCCTGTACCTGGCCACCGGCTACACACCGC contains:
- a CDS encoding GNAT family N-acetyltransferase, with the translated sequence MTSAPELTVIQVPVSDPRVEPLLRELGREYSARYGKDAHAEISRYPDEEFTEPYGGQLLLLLEGGEPVAGGAFRRYDPTTAELKRIWTHSAHRRRGLARRVIAELEREAGARGYRRIYLTTGPRQPEARGLYLATGYTPLFDTEADPETIGPLPFEKHLNVTSRINPPKYT